One region of Podospora bellae-mahoneyi strain CBS 112042 chromosome 1 map unlocalized CBS112042p_1.2, whole genome shotgun sequence genomic DNA includes:
- the CDC11_2 gene encoding Cell division control protein 11 (COG:D; COG:U; COG:Z; EggNog:ENOG503NUW2), with amino-acid sequence MLYFITPTGHGLRELDIELMKRLAPRVNVIPVIGRADSLTPAELAETKKLVMEDIEHYRIPVYNFPYDIEEDDEDTVEENAELRGLMPFAIVGSEDIIEIGGRQVRARQYPWGVVEVDNPRHSDFLAIRSALLHSHLADLKEITHDFLYENYRTEKLSKSVEGGAGVDSSMNPEDLASQSVRLKEEQLRREEEKLREIEVKVQREINEKRQELLARESQLREIEARMQREAAAAAAAQQGTPSNHSEPNGNPE; translated from the exons ATGCTTTACTTCATCACCCCGACCGGCCATGG CCTCCGCGAGCTTGATATCGAGCTCATGAAGCGCCTTGCCCCCAGGGTCAACGTCATCCCCGTTATTGGCCGGGCCGACTCGCTTACTCCCGCCGAACTCGCAGAGACGAAGAAGCTTGTGATGGAGGATATCGAACACTACCGCATTCCCGTTTACAACTTCCCTTACGAtattgaggaggacgatgaggacacAGTGGAGGAGAACGCCGAGCTCAGAGGTCTTATGCCATTCGCTATTGTCGGATCGGAAGACATCATCGAGATCGGAGGTCGTCAGGTTCGCGCCCGCCAGTACCCTTGGGgtgtcgtcgaggttgacaaCCCGCGTCACTCCGATTTCTTGGCTATCCGGTCTGCGCTTCTCCACAGCCACCTTGCTGACTTGAAGGAAATCACCCACGATTTCCTCTACGAAAACTACCGTACCGAGAAGCTCAGCAAGAGcgtcgagggtggtgctggggt CGACTCTTCGATGAACCCTGAGGACCTTGCGTCACAGTCTGTTCGCCTCAAGGAGGAACAGCTGCGccgtgaggaggagaagctccgCGAAATCGAGGTCAAGGTTCAACGCGAGATCAACGAGAAGCGCCAGGAGCTCCTGGCCCGCGAATCCCAGCTCCGCGAGATCGAGGCCCGGATGCAGCGCGAGGCTGCCGCTGCGGCTGCCGCCCAACAAGGGACTCCTTCCAACCACTCGGAGCCCAATGGCAACCCAGAGTAA
- the HSV2 gene encoding Phosphatidylinositol 3,5-bisphosphate-binding protein (EggNog:ENOG503NUJF; antiSMASH:Cluster_3; COG:S), translating to MNTRPPLETTSLPLVLSITFNDDCSCFAVGLNTGFRIFSSETCTQTTAREFNAGVGLVQMMGKANYLGIVGGGRKPKFAANKLILWDEGRSKSALDISALTPVRGTQLSKERIVVVLQNSVRLYKFAKPPSFITAYETANNPLGLCRMSSRIIAFPGRSAGQVQVVEIATSNVSIIPAHAAAIRALQLSLDGELIATASETGTLIRVFSTRTCAKIAELRRGIDPAAIFSLAFNPSGTMLACTSDKSTLHVFDMPKGKRLGGQGEDGAPETANDQGKWGILSKIPLMPRFVKDAYSFATHPFEAGDEPSVGNQLLTESSTLGTMRLPKGVIGWLDDTSLLVVGAGTDARWEKFIIKDEGGGKRSLAKAGWKRYLAD from the exons ATGAATACTCGACCGCCTCTCGAGACAACCAGCCTTCCACTGGTTCTCTCGATAACATTTAATGACGATTGCAGCTGTTTTGCTGTCGGGCTGAATACAGGGTTTCGGA TCTTTAGCTCGGAAACATGCACGCAGACCACAGCGCGCG AATTCAACGCGGGTGTTGGGCTGGTTCAGATGATGGGCAAGGCTAACTATCTGGGCATCGTCGGTGGGGGTAGGAAGCCAAAGTTTGCTGCCAACAAGCTGATCCTCTGGGACGAGGGTAGGAGCAAGTCCGCTCTCGATATCAGCGCGTTGACACCTGTGAGGGGCACTCAGTTGTCTAAGGAACGGATAGTCGTGGTGCTACAGAACAGTGTCCGGCTATACAAGTTTGCCAAACCGCCTTCGTTCATCACAGCCTACGAGACGGCCAACAACCCACTGGGGCTTTGCCGCATGTCATCCAGAATCATCGCATTCCCAGGCCGAAGTGCCGGGCAGGTGCAAGTGGTTGAGATTGCTACGTCAAACGTGAGCATCATCCCGGCCCACGCAGCGGCCATTCGAGCCCTTCAGCTGAGTCTGGATGGCGAGCTTATAGCAACTGCTAGCGAGACC GGAACGTTGATTCGAGTATTCTCAACCAGGACCTGCGCCAAGATAGCTGAACTTCGGAGAGGAATCGATCCAGCAGCTATCTTTTCTCTTGCGTTCAACCCATCTGGGACTATGCTCGCTTGCACATCGGACAAATCCACTCTACATGTCTTCGACATGCCGAAAGGAAAGAGATTGGGTGGCCAGGGTGAGGACGGGGCGCCGGAAACAGCGAATGATCAAGGGAAATGGGGGATTTTGTCCAAGATCCCTTTAATGCCTCGGTTCGTCAAGGATGCTTATTCCTTTGCCACACACCCCTTCGAGGCGGGTGATGAACCCTCTGTTGGGAACCAGCTTCTCACAGAGAGCTCAACACTTGGGACTATGAGGCTGCCAAAAGGGGTTATTGGTTGGCTTGACGACACTTCGCTGCTGGTAGTTGGAGCTGGCACTGACGCTCGTTGGGAAAAGTTTATCATCaaggatgagggagggggcaAACGTTCTCTAGCAAAGGCGGGCTGGAAGAGATATCTCGCGGACTAG
- a CDS encoding uncharacterized protein (BUSCO:EOG09263K45; EggNog:ENOG503NVYX; COG:T), with protein MASTAKYTPAAQEDPDAHLYTQPPPSYQAESSSAQDNAALFGGAPRSSEDNIPDDFKFGGSVAEATLEIRNQFIRKVYTILTVQILATTLVSSLSFMSDGYRSWIQNNPTVLWLSLFGSMGFMILTYWKRHSYPTNLLFLSGFTLLEAYTISVIVSFYDSSIVLNAVVLTGGIFIFLTAFACQSKYDFTSWMPYLFGALWGLVLFGFMSFFLPHTSTTELIYGLLAALIFSGYILVDTQLVMRKHHVEEEIAAALSLYLDIINLFLAILRILNSQNNN; from the exons ATGGCGAGCACAGCCAAGTATACGCCTGCTGCGCAGGAAGATCCCGATGCGCACCTCTACACGCAGCCGCCTCCGTCGTACCAGGCTGAGAGCAGCTCGGCGCAAGACAACGCTGCCCTCTTTGGCGGCGCCCCTCGCAGCAGCGAAGACAACATCCCCGATGACTTCAAG TTCGGAGGTTCCGTTGCCGAAGCTACCCTCGAGATCCGCAACCAGTTCATCCGCAAAGTCTACACCATTCTTACTGTCCAAATACTCGCAACAACCCTCGTGAGCTCTCTAAGCTTCATGAGCGATGGCTACAGAAGTTGGATTCAGAATAACCCCACCGTTCTCTGGCTGTCTCTCTTTGGCTCCATGGGTTTCATGATCCTCACCTACTGGAAACGTCACTCATATCCTACCAACctgctcttcctctccggCTTCACACTTCTTGAAGCCTACACCATCTCCGTCATTGTCTCTTTCTACGACTCTTCTATCGTACTCAACGCAGTCGTGCTCACCGGCggcatcttcatcttcttgacGGCCTTCGCTTGTCAGTCCAAGTACGACTTCACTTCATGGATGCCATATCTCTTTGGCGCTCTTTGGGGCTTGGTCCTCTTCGGGTTTATGtccttcttccttcctcACACCAGCACAACTGAGCTCATCTACGGTCTGTTGGCCGCGTTGATCTTCAGCGGCTACATCCTCGTGGACACACAGCTCGTTATGAGGAAGCAccatgtcgaggaggagatcgCTGCCGCTTTGAGTTTGTATCTTGACATTATCAACCTGTTCTTGGCCATTTTGCGGATTCTGAACAGCCAGAACAATAACTAA
- a CDS encoding uncharacterized protein (EggNog:ENOG503NU3Q; COG:L): protein MARKGGPKFYAVRIGKKPGVYTSWAEASDQVTGFGGAIHKSFPTRKEAQDWFNAGRSSSNTTNQQASSSSSTRQPFRRGPDHPTPQTTYLIRRGSDHSSPQTSYPGRTNRNDPAPARDNSPSPPAPPPAFPRYPIINTVTNNIVLPKKNPVPPTSTATREPPAKRARPNPDTNELIVVYTDGAAPGNGKRHATAGIGVYFGAGDPRNISKRLPGPLQTNQRAELMAVLLALQAFDPAESVEIRTDSQYSIDCVTKWYRGWVRNGWLSAKGAAVKNDDIIKPIRALIDERDAAGARTKFTKVAGHSGDPGNDAADRLAVLGARLPVVESRLRRWRG from the exons ATGGCGAGAAAGGGGGGACCAAAGTTTTATGCTGTTCGCATCGGCAAAAAGCCTGGTGTTTACACCAGCTGGGCTGAGGCCAGTGACCAAGTCACCGGCTTTGGCGGCGCAATTC ACAAAAGCTTTCCCACCCGCAAGGAAGCACAGGATTGGTTCAACGCGGGCCGCTCTTCTTCAAACACGACAAACCAACAGgctagcagcagcagcagtactCGCCAACCTTTCCGACGGGGACCTGATcacccaacaccacaaaccacCTATCTCATCCGACGTGGCTCTGATCATTCCTCGCCTCAAACCAGCTATCCTGGTCGAACCAACCGCAATGATCCTGCTCCGGCCCGCGACaactccccatcaccaccagcaccaccgccagcattCCCTCGCTATCCCATCATAAACAccgtcaccaacaacatcgtcctccccaaaaaGAACCCAgtccccccaacctcaaccgccaccagAGAGCCCCCCGCCAAAAGAGCCAGGCCCAACCCCGACACAAACGAACTGATCGTAGTCTACACCGACGGCGCCGCCCCCGGCAACGGCAAAAGGCACGCCACAGCCGGGATAGGGGTCTACTTCGGCGCTGGCGACCCCAGGAACATCTCCAAACGCCTCCCGGGCCCCTTGCAAACCAACCAGCGCGCCGAGCTCATGGCCGTCCTCCTCGCGCTTCAGGCTTTTGACCCCGCCGAGTCGGTGGAGATCAGAACAGACAGTCAATACTCCATCGACTGCGTGACAAAGTGGTATCGGGGATGGGTCAGAAACGGGTGGCTGTCGGCTAAGGGCGCGGCGGTTAAGAACGACGATATCATCAAGCCTATTCGGGCTCTGATTGACGAGAGGGATGCCGCCGGGGCGAGGACAAAGTTTACCAAGGTGGCGGGACATTCGGGGGACCCGGGGAACGATGCGGCTGATCGCTTGGCCGTTCTTGGGGCTCGGCTGCCTGTAGTTGAAAGCCGCTtgcggaggtggagaggttga
- a CDS encoding Mitochondrial NADH kinase (COG:A; EggNog:ENOG503P2CR; antiSMASH:Cluster_3): MLSLLFQHDHCPQTTSNHASQNMNQIRAIQALNKKELENGIPPSASWHTDYRDTAFVYFGGLPYELTEGDVITIFSQYGEPTFLKLVRDKETGKSKGFGWLKYEDQRSTDLAVDNLGGAEIAGRLIRVDHARYKARDDEDLEECKVGWEDVMRRERLEKGLPSEDEDGTDEDEDDKPRRAMLKEERELRLLIQDHDDDDPMKDFLIEEKKKEVDEALRREKKKEEKHNRKHRERREKDKDREHRHRSHKSKRDEDEREDRHQDRRQERIEDDPDRKRRRDMSPSGGNDKEKDRDSRRDGHRDEGRRISDRRDRDVRRDRDVRRDRDDRRDRADRRDRDDGRDRNDRPDRGRDRADERRPRDDRGDGDDRRKDRDRRHHDDDDRRRRRSRSRSPRPSRD, translated from the coding sequence ATGCTCAGCCTTCTCTTCCAGCACGACCACTGCCCTCAAACCACATCCAACCACGCCTCCCAAAATATGAACCAAATACGCGCTATTCAAGCGCTCAATAAAAAGGAGCTTGAAAACGGGATCCCCCCCTCTGCCTCCTGGCATACCGACTATCGCGACACAGCCTTCGTCTACTTTGGCGGCCTTCCCTACGAGCTCACCGAAGGCGAcgtcatcaccatcttcagCCAGTACGGCGAGCCGACCTTTCTCAAGCTCGTCCGCGACAAGGAAACAGGTAAATCAAAGGGCTTTGGGTGGCTCAAGTACGAAGACCAGCGCAGCACCGACTTGGCGGTGGATAACCTGGGGGGCGCGGAGATTGCGGGGAGGCTGATCAGGGTAGATCATGCGCGGTACAAGGCGAGGGACGAtgaggacttggaggagtgcaaggttgggtgggaggatgtcatgaggcgggagaggttggagaagggCCTGCcgagtgaggatgaggacggtacggacgaggatgaggacgacaaGCCCAGGAGGGCGATGctcaaggaggagagggaatTGCGGCTGCTTATTCAGGAtcacgacgatgacgacccGATGAAGGATTTTTTAattgaggagaagaaaaaggaggtggatgaggctctaaggagggagaagaagaaggaggagaaacATAATCGGAAACACAGGGAGCGTAgagagaaggacaaggataGGGAGCATCGCCACCGCTCGCACAAATCCAAGCGTGACGAGGATGAGCGAGAGGACAGACACCAGGACCGCAGGCAAGAACGCATCGAGGACGACCCAGACCGGAAGCGCCGAAGAGATATGTCACCCTCTGGTGGGaacgacaaggagaaggaccGTGATAGTAGGAGGGATGGCCATCGGGACGAAGGACGTCGCATCAGTGACCGGCGTGATAGAGACGTCAGACGCGACAGAGATGTCAGGCGCGACAGAGATGACAGGCGGGATAGAGCTGACAGGCGGGATAGAGACGACGGGCGTGATCGAAATGACCGGCCCGACCGAGGCCGAGACAGGGCTGATGAGCGCCGTCCCAGAGACGAtcgaggagatggtgatgatcgAAGAAAGGACCGTGACAGGCgacatcatgatgatgacgaccgCAGACGGCGCAGGAGTCGGAGCAGATCCCCACGCCCGAGTAGAGATTGA
- the lag1 gene encoding Sphingosine N-acyltransferase lag1 (COG:U; antiSMASH:Cluster_3; EggNog:ENOG503NYZN), translating to MSNLPAPISQDGSDQHDTQVASVGLPQTAPRSTGKPNSLNVPLYMQRNGNKVLVRRPKRKDDGALKGLARWFVANQIGQSPYFVSWSLDLKLTSTGLSCNLVALLFLAHSMPRAREYTSKFFTLSYYNQNTGKYFLGGDDWYLIAFFIVVLTGLRAGIMEYVLAPFARAKGVHKKKDIVRFSEQGWLLVYYSFFWPLGVYIYRTSTYYLSLHDLWKEWPNREMDGLMKAYTLAQLSFYLQLLIVINIEERRKDHWQMFSHHIVTSTLIYAAYREGHTRVGNLILVLMDVVDIFLPFAKCLKYLGYKTICDVMFAVFMVTWFIARHIFFPMAIYSVWAHTLIYMNGCFYGRELDGPHPPPANDTWLYIARPLWDTDAPVCFNHNFRNGFFGMLFFLQILTVMWFYLIIRVAIKVIKGGSAEDTRSDDEADDLEDPDEYVYEEAQPLEEEVGADEIDLKSWERRVARGKRSTTATGVSLPGHSDRKELLGRIGCEKQVD from the exons ATGAGCAACCTCCCGGCCCCTATTTCTCAAGATGGCTCCGACCAGCACGATACCCAAGTCGCCTCTGTTGGCCTGCCGCAGACAGCACCACGGAGTACCGGCAAGCCCAACAGTTTGAACGTGCCCCTATACATGCAAAGAAACGGCAACAAAGTGCTTGTTCGTCGACCCAAGCGAAAGGATGATGGGGCTCTGAAAGGTCTTGCCCGGTGGTTTGTTGCCAATCAGATTGGTCAGTCCCCATACTTCGTATCTTGGTCTTTGGATCTCAAGCTGACTTCCACAGGACTCTCCTGCAATCTCgtcgccctcctcttcctggcCCACAGCATGCCCCGCGCGCGCGAGTACACATCCAAGTTCTTTACGCTCTCGTATTACAACCAGAATACAGGGAAATACTTCCTCGGTGGCGACGATTGGTACCTCATCGCTTTCTTCATCGTGGTGCTGACGGGCTTGAGGGCTGGGATAATGGAATACGTGCTGGCTCCGTTTGCTAGGGCTAAGGGAGTTCATAAGAAGAAAGACATTGTAAGATTCAGCGAACAAGGCTGGTTGTTGGTCTACTATTCTTTCTTCTGGCCCCTGGGAGTG TACATCTACCGGACATCTACCTACTATCTGAGCCTCCACGATCTTTGGAAAGAATGGCCGAATCGTGAAATGGATGGGCTCATGAAGGCCTACACCCTGGCACAGCTGTCTTTCTACCTGCAGCTACTCATTGTTATCAACATCGAGGAACGCCGCAAGGACCACTGGCAAATGTTTTCCCACCACATCGTTACAAGCACCTTGATTTATGCTGCTTACAGAGAGGGACACACGCGCGTGGGCAATCTCATTCTGGTTCTGATGGATGTGGTGGACATTTTCCTTCCC TTCGCCAAGTGTCTCAAATACCTGGGTTACAAGACGATTTGCGATGTCATGTTTGCTGTCTTCATGGTCACATGGTTCATCGCGCGACACATATTCTTTCCGATGGCCATCTACTCCGTCTGGGCTCATACCCTGATCTACATGAACGGCTGCTTCTACGGGCGCGAACTTGACGGACCGCACCCGCCACCCGCCAACGACACCTGGCTTTATATTGCGAGGCCGCTCTGGGATACCGATGCACCAGTCTGCTTCAACCACAACTTCCGGAACGGATTCTTCGGCATGCTGTTTTTCCTCCAGATTCTGACCGTGATGTGGTTTTATCTAATTATACGAGTTGCCATCAAAGTGATCAAGGGAGGCAGCGCCGAGGACACGCGAAGTGATGACGAAGCAGATGATCTCGAGGATCCGGATGAGTATGTTTACGAGGAGGCGCAGCCgcttgaggaggaagttggcgCAGACGAAATCGATCTGAAAagctgggagaggagggtggcccGCGGCAAAAGGTCAACAACGGCAACAGGAGTCAGCTTGCCTGGTCACAGCGACCGTAAGGAACTCCTCGGACGAATCGGTTGCGAGAAGCAGGTTGACTAA
- a CDS encoding uncharacterized protein (EggNog:ENOG503NZ2G; COG:N): protein MAGNTNRYSSYTTASVGSGSDGKNGEKAEKKDLWSSMLDGVASAKRLPEKNIILLGGTVDSQREFFESLSNNELRRTLDRNASRMPPVANSFALGYTYYDVLDADQEDTLARISLYTLTNPSPSFASLLKPLLTPQTIPNTLVVILLDWSQPWKWMRQLREWILLLRTVLISLSHECMATMEEVMLSWRERGRGGGTNLDGTTALPVADDGVALPPGPGEWEDALGIPLCVVAQNAEKMEYLEKTQSWKEEEFDVVLQFMRTVLLRHGASLIYTTPSLPSQLPSLIHSSLGIHSLLKKQPLKHNVIDRDKIVVPPNWDSWGKIRVLREGFDVERVSNAWTADLDQPFPHPQSNGNTSNGEPNGESGEAVHDQEEEDDDDPQGSTVRLYELSVQDPTMDALQLAGRDTHSTELEVKSEDTQAFLGKQLKQLETFKKQHDETFGQDFGSSRNKPFKKIEEDEGALDPYTRTTEAKVLEHIGPVQFNMGGIQVDADDMVQRLKDRQAYGTSEPGSPTDEVGAEANAQMDTENLQAFFQGLMNRKSGTGK from the exons ATGGCCGGGAATACAAACAGGTACTCGTCTTACACGACAGCCTCTGTTGGGTCAGGATCAGATGGCAAAAATGGcgagaaggcggagaagaaggatctCTGGAGCTCCATGCTGGACGGGGTAGCCAGTGCAAAGCGACTGCCAGAAAAgaatattattttactagGAGGTACTGTCGACTCCCAGCGAGAGTTCTTCGaatccctctccaacaacgaGCTACGCCGAACCCTTGATCGAAACGCATCTCGAATGCCCCCAGTCGCAAACAGCTTTGCACTGGGGTATACCTACTACGACGTTCTTGATGCCGACCAGGAAGACACCTTGGCTCGCATATCTCTGTACACTCTTACAAACCCCTCGCCGAGCTTCGCGTCTCTTCTCAAGCCGCTTCTGACGCCTCAGACGATACCAAATACCCTGGTTGTAATATTACTGGATTGGTCTCAGCCGTGGAAATGGATGCGCCAGTTGCGGGAGTGGATTTTGTTACTCAGGACTGTTCTGATCTCGTTAAGCCATGAGTGTATGGCAACAATGGAGGAAGTGATGTTGTCGTGGCGCGAACGCGGTAGGGGTGGCGGGaccaacctcgacggcaCAACGGCCTTGCCAGTCGcggatgatggtgttgcttTACCCCCAGGTCCTGGCGAGTGGGAGGACGCACTGGGTATCCCACTATGCGTTGTCGCTCAAAAT GCCGAAAAAATGGAATACCTTGAAAAAACACAAAgttggaaggaggaggagtttgatgtTGTGTTACAGTTCATGCGGACAGTATTGCTTAGGC ATGGCGCTTCTCTGATttacaccaccccctctttACCCTCGCAACTCCCAAGCTTGATTCACTCAAGCCTTGGCATCCACTCACTTCTGAAGAAGCAACCACTAAAGCACAATGTCATCGACAGGGACAAGATTGTAGTCCCTCCCAACTGGGACTCGTGGGGTAAGATCCGTGTACTACGAGAAGGTTTCGACGTGGAACGTGTCAGCAATGCCTGGACCGCCGATCTCGATCAGCCATTCCCACATCCTCAATCAAACGGCAACACGTCAAATGGCGAGCCCAATGGCGAAAGCGGTGAAGCTGTTCACGaccaggaagaagaggacgacgatgaccCCCAGGGCTCGACAGTCAGGCTATACGAGCTGTCAGTGCAGGATCCCACAATGGACGCCCTCCAGCTGGCGGGGCGCGACACTCACTCGACCGAGCTTGAAGTAAAGAGCGAGGACACCCAAGCCTTCCTCGGCAAACAGCTCAAGCAGCTCGAGACCTTCAAGAAACAGCACGACGAGACCTTTGGTCAAGACTTTGGCAGCTCCAGAAATAAACCCTtcaagaagattgaggaggatgagggggcgCTGGACCCGTATACTCGGACGACAGAAGCCAAAGTGTTGGAGCATATTGGCCCGGTGCAGTTCAACATGGGCGGTATCCAAGTAGACGCGGATGACATGGTTCAGAGGCTCAAG GACCGTCAAGCATACGGCACCTCCGAGCCAGGCAGCCCAACAGACGAGGTGGGCGCCGAAGCAAACGCCCAAATGGATACTGAAAACCTGCAGGCCTTCTTCCAAGGCCTGATGAACAGGAAGAGCGGCACAGGCAAATGA
- the CDC11_1 gene encoding Cell division control protein 11 (COG:D; COG:U; COG:Z; EggNog:ENOG503NUW2) has product MSSPAKMIRRKKNVKKGIQFCLMVCGASGTGRTTFVNTLCGKPVLGHKESDDPSTAHVEDGVKIKPVTSLSWMRRERAFL; this is encoded by the exons ATGTCTTCTCCAGCC AAGATGATTCGCCGAAAGAAGAACGTCAAGAAGGGTATCCAGTTCTGCCTGATGGTCTGCGGCGCCTCGGGAACTG GCCGTACTACCTTTGTCAACACCCTCTGCGGCAAGCCCGTCCTTGGCCACAAGGAATCGGATGACCCGTCTACTGCGCACGTCGAGGATGGCGTCAAGATCAAGCCCGTCACC AGCTTgagttggatgaggagggaaCGCGCATTTCTCTGA